In the Elizabethkingia bruuniana genome, GAGGAAAAGAGAATTAAAAGAGAACGGGCTAGTGTTAGGAAAACGAAACAGCCAAACCTGCCAGGTCAATCAAAAAATAATATAAATAAACAAAGACTACGAGTTAAGTTGGAGGATGTGAGTTCTCTTTATTATAGGATTGGCAATGATTACTTTAATCACAAAATGGAAATTGGGGATATTGTGAAAAAATATAATACTACACTTCATTCGGTTAGACAATTTGTATATAAATATGCAAGAAAGAATGGTATAGTGATGAAAAGAAAAGAGCTTGATTCTACTAAAGTAAATGAGATTGTTGTGTTATATATATCGGGGATGTCAATATGTGAAATGGAAAAAAAATTGAAGTTATCACATCGAACAATTAAAAAAGTGTTAGTTGATAATAACATAGAAATGCGTACTCATCATTCAAGATTGTCGAGAACAAAAAATTAGGTTTTAATGTGGAATGAATTCTGTTAGTTAAAAACAAATTGAAGGAAATGTTCGAAGTGATTTTTTTGTGGATATATTCTGATTTTTAAGTGTTTAGTTTTTGAAAAGTTTTATTTTTTTCGTAAATTTATTACAGTTGAAACATTGTAAGGAATGTTTCAGAACCGAGTTAACAAACTCAAAAAACGGGATGCGAAAATGAAAAGGCTTTATGTAGAAAGTGTAGCATCCCGGTTTTATTAAACATATAAAAATTGTACTTATATCAATATAAATAAAGCAGATAGCAGTTGATTAGCATAATGAATGGAGGATAGGAAAATGAAGTATTGAATAACTCTAAAAAATAATATGGAGAAAGGAATAATGTTAATGATAATTGGAGGTATTTTATTGCTAATCAGTGCTATTGCTTATGGTTTTAAACGATTGAAAGATAAATCGTAGTATGTTCTCTTTTAATGTGTATTGTTCATTTTATTCACATTTTATCACATAGCTTTTAAGTGTTTGTATTACAGTAGGGAATCTTTTTAGGTTGATAATGATGAAGAATGGATTAAGTGGTAGTATGGTCAACGAAATGCAAGTTGGCGAGGAGGAATGGTTGGATAGACAAAGGGCGTTGAATAATCTAGCGAAAATTAAATCTTGCCCGATAGAATGTCGCAAAAAACCTATTAGGATAGAGGGGAAGAACAAAGAGGTAAGATATGTTCTAATGAAATAATAAATAAGTAGAGTCAAATAATTTTGGCTTGTGTTAAAGTAAATATTTCAAACAATTTGGAGATGGTTTTGAAATGAGGTGGGAAGTTGAAAAAAATATTTATAAAAATGATTAATGTTTATGTCTTAGGTTTTTTACTGTTTTATTTTGCTTTTGGTAGTTTATGTTGCAGGCTTGTTCGTAAATCTGTACCACAAGATGATAAACGTATTTTAATTCAAAGTTTTATTATAGTTTTCTGGTTGCCAATCGTATTCTATGCTTGGAAGCATTGTAAAAAATAAATAGATGAACTTTGTTTTTTAAATTTTAGAATAAAGATATAAGGTATTGTGAATGATCTTGCATTGTGCACGCTAAAATAAAATATAAAATAAATTAATTATGAGAAAATATTTGTATAATTAATTAAAATTCACTATATTAGAGATAATGGTGAGGTGTAAAGGCAAGGAACTAAAATAATATTCATAAAAATTTCAAGGGTATATAATAAGGCATAAATATTTACTGCCTAGGGTGTTTATTGCCTAAAAATAAGGCTTTTTTATACTGTAAAAGAATTGGGTAAAGCAAATTTATTAAGGCACGATCCAATCATTTAAAAGTGATATAATAAGCATCAATTATATCAGGAGCAAGCAGGATGTGATGAAATGAATAATGAGGTGAGCATCCTGTGAGTTCTGATTGTTAGATCATATAGGGTTTAATCAATATTAAAAATAGATAATAATTAATTTAAAAATTAGAGAAATGGCTGAAGAAAAAGCAATCATGGGGAAAGATATTATTCTCTATGTTCATGATGGTACGGCTTACCGTCCAGTAGCATGTTTAACATCAAACGGATTAAATGTTACACAGGAAATGAGGGATTTGCCGGTTACGAAATGTAGCCCTGACAAGAAAAAAGCTAAAGGAGCTTTATCGTATGAAATTCCTTTTGAGGGGCAATTCATTGATACAACCTCTGTTGGCGGATCAACTGCTAAAGCTTCTTATGACTTTTTGTTAAAGCATATTAAAGAAGCAAAAGATACCGAAGCACTAACTTTTTGGAAACAAACAACTAGTAATGGAGCTACAGTTGTAGACACCTCTTATGGTAAAGGAAGTATTACTTCTTTACAACTTACAGCGCCAGCAGAAGGTGAGGCTACTTTTCAGGGAACACTACAAGGTGAGGGCT is a window encoding:
- a CDS encoding phage tail tube protein; translated protein: MAEEKAIMGKDIILYVHDGTAYRPVACLTSNGLNVTQEMRDLPVTKCSPDKKKAKGALSYEIPFEGQFIDTTSVGGSTAKASYDFLLKHIKEAKDTEALTFWKQTTSNGATVVDTSYGKGSITSLQLTAPAEGEATFQGTLQGEGWVSKTDLIKPAP